In a genomic window of Flavobacterium lipolyticum:
- the dnaJ gene encoding molecular chaperone DnaJ, which translates to MKKDFYEILGISKNADAAEIKKAYRKSALKYHPDKNPGDKEAEENFKLAAEAYEVLSDPNKKAKYDQYGHQAFDGSGGFGGGHGGMNMDDIFSQFGDIFGGGFGGFGGGGGGGPRRAKGSNLRIKVKLTLEEIANGVEKKVKVKRKVQAKGVTYKTCSTCNGQGQVMRVTNTILGRMQSASTCPTCGGSGQILDKRPSEADAQGMILEDETVSIKIPAGVVDGMQLKVSNKGNDAPGNSIPGDLIVAIEELEHEFLKREGENIHYDLYISFPEAVLGVSKDIEAINGKVRIKLEEGIQSGKILRLKGKGIPSINGYGNGDLLVHVNVWTPKTLNKEQKQFFENALNDDHFIPSPEKSEKSFFEKVKDMFS; encoded by the coding sequence ATGAAAAAAGATTTTTACGAAATACTAGGCATTTCAAAAAATGCTGACGCTGCTGAAATTAAAAAAGCTTATAGAAAAAGTGCATTAAAATATCATCCGGATAAAAACCCGGGCGACAAAGAGGCAGAAGAAAACTTTAAATTAGCGGCAGAAGCTTATGAAGTACTAAGCGATCCTAACAAAAAAGCGAAATACGATCAGTACGGACATCAGGCATTTGATGGTTCTGGTGGATTTGGCGGTGGTCATGGTGGTATGAATATGGATGACATTTTCAGCCAGTTTGGTGATATTTTTGGAGGTGGATTTGGTGGTTTCGGCGGAGGCGGAGGCGGTGGCCCTCGTCGTGCTAAAGGAAGCAATCTTCGAATTAAAGTTAAACTGACTTTAGAAGAGATTGCAAATGGTGTTGAGAAAAAAGTAAAAGTAAAACGTAAAGTTCAGGCTAAAGGAGTTACCTATAAAACATGTTCGACTTGTAACGGACAGGGACAGGTAATGCGTGTAACCAACACCATTTTAGGAAGAATGCAATCTGCGTCAACTTGTCCTACTTGTGGCGGATCTGGTCAGATTTTAGATAAACGTCCATCTGAAGCGGATGCTCAGGGAATGATTTTAGAAGACGAAACCGTTTCAATCAAAATTCCTGCGGGAGTGGTAGATGGTATGCAGTTAAAAGTTTCCAATAAAGGGAATGATGCCCCGGGAAATAGTATTCCTGGTGATTTAATTGTTGCTATTGAAGAATTAGAACACGAGTTTCTGAAACGTGAAGGTGAAAACATTCATTACGATTTATACATTAGTTTTCCGGAAGCCGTTTTAGGAGTTTCTAAAGACATCGAAGCGATTAATGGAAAAGTTCGTATCAAATTAGAAGAAGGAATTCAATCCGGAAAAATCTTAAGATTAAAAGGAAAAGGTATTCCAAGTATCAATGGTTACGGAAATGGAGACTTGTTAGTTCACGTAAATGTATGGACGCCAAAAACGTTGAACAAAGAGCAAAAACAATTTTTTGAAAATGCACTTAACGACGATCACTTTATTCCGAGCCCTGAAAAATCAGAAAAATCATTTTTTGAAAAGGTAAAAGATATGTTTTCGTAA
- a CDS encoding nucleotide exchange factor GrpE, with product MKFKNIFKNKSNMTTENTEFDQELDDVTLENNANGEQLIVEELSVEEQLAQDLAKEKDKFLRLFAEFENYKKRTSKERIDLFKTANQDVLLAMLPVLDDFDRAIVEINKSEDETLTKGVELIHEKLKNTLVSKGLEQVELKAGDAFDADFAEAITQIPAPSEKLKGKIVDVIEKGYKLGDKIIRFPKVVIGN from the coding sequence ATGAAGTTTAAGAATATCTTTAAAAATAAAAGTAATATGACTACGGAAAATACAGAATTCGATCAGGAATTAGATGATGTAACGTTAGAGAACAACGCCAACGGTGAGCAGTTAATTGTTGAAGAATTAAGTGTTGAAGAGCAATTGGCTCAAGACTTGGCAAAAGAAAAAGATAAGTTTTTGAGACTATTTGCTGAATTCGAAAATTACAAAAAAAGAACTTCAAAAGAACGTATCGATTTGTTTAAAACTGCAAATCAAGATGTTTTATTGGCCATGTTGCCAGTTTTAGATGATTTTGACAGAGCTATAGTAGAGATCAATAAATCGGAAGATGAAACTTTGACAAAAGGAGTTGAATTGATTCATGAAAAATTAAAAAATACTTTAGTTTCTAAAGGTTTAGAGCAAGTTGAATTAAAAGCAGGTGATGCTTTTGATGCTGATTTTGCTGAGGCAATTACCCAAATTCCGGCTCCGTCTGAGAAATTAAAAGGGAAAATTGTTGATGTTATCGAAAAAGGGTACAAATTAGGAGACAAAATTATTCGTTTCCCTAAAGTTGTTATCGGGAACTAA
- the hisS gene encoding histidine--tRNA ligase has translation MASKPSIPQGTRDFSPAEVSKRQYIIQVIKHNFEKFGFQPIETPSFENSDTLMGKYGEEGDRLIFKILNSGNFFYNKSKIELPKSIEQLQAVSADKITIAERVELNSFTKQISEKALRYDLTVPFARYVVQHQNEIEFPFKRYQIQPVWRADRPQKGRFREFFQCDADVVGSKSLWQEVELVQLYDTVFTALGLEGVTIKINNRKILSGIAEVIGASDKLIDFTVALDKLDKIGEDGVKKEMIENGISEEALVKVQPLFSFTGTFADKINQLSDLLTASEEGMKGVEELKFICDNVATLGLSTATLDLDVTLARGLNYYTGAIFEVAAPKSVSMGSIGGGGRYDDLTGIFGLKNMSGVGISFGLDRIYLVLEELQLFPETVSATSKALFINYGDTEALYASQAIQKLRQENIKVELYPDNVKVGKQFQYADKRLIPFAVIAGDQEIASNSYSLKNLVTGEQITVDFEGLKNALLA, from the coding sequence ATGGCTTCAAAACCAAGCATACCACAAGGAACAAGAGATTTTTCACCAGCGGAGGTGTCAAAACGTCAATATATTATTCAGGTTATCAAACATAATTTTGAGAAATTTGGCTTTCAGCCGATTGAAACCCCTTCATTTGAAAATTCAGATACTTTGATGGGGAAGTATGGGGAAGAAGGAGATCGTTTGATTTTTAAAATATTAAATTCAGGAAATTTTTTCTACAATAAAAGCAAAATTGAACTGCCAAAATCTATCGAGCAGCTTCAGGCTGTTTCTGCTGATAAAATTACTATTGCAGAAAGAGTTGAACTAAATTCGTTTACAAAACAAATTTCTGAAAAAGCATTGCGTTATGATTTAACAGTTCCATTTGCAAGATATGTGGTGCAGCACCAGAATGAAATTGAGTTTCCGTTTAAAAGGTATCAGATTCAACCAGTTTGGAGAGCTGATCGTCCGCAAAAAGGGCGTTTTAGAGAGTTTTTCCAGTGTGATGCCGATGTGGTTGGTTCAAAATCGTTGTGGCAGGAAGTAGAACTGGTGCAATTATACGATACCGTTTTTACTGCATTAGGTTTAGAAGGGGTAACCATTAAAATCAACAACAGAAAAATTTTATCCGGAATTGCTGAGGTGATTGGTGCTTCTGATAAATTAATTGATTTTACGGTCGCTCTTGATAAACTGGATAAAATCGGTGAAGATGGTGTGAAAAAAGAAATGATCGAGAATGGTATTTCTGAAGAAGCATTGGTAAAAGTGCAGCCTCTTTTTAGTTTTACCGGAACTTTTGCAGATAAAATCAATCAGCTTTCCGATTTATTAACAGCGTCAGAAGAAGGAATGAAAGGTGTGGAGGAGCTTAAATTTATTTGTGACAATGTGGCAACTTTAGGATTGTCGACAGCTACTTTAGATTTAGATGTGACTCTTGCTCGTGGATTAAACTATTATACCGGAGCCATTTTCGAAGTAGCGGCCCCAAAATCAGTTTCGATGGGTTCTATCGGAGGTGGTGGAAGATACGACGATTTGACGGGTATTTTTGGTTTGAAAAACATGAGTGGTGTTGGGATTTCTTTCGGACTAGATCGTATTTATTTGGTTTTAGAAGAACTGCAGTTGTTTCCTGAAACTGTTTCGGCGACTTCAAAAGCATTGTTTATTAATTACGGAGATACAGAGGCTTTGTATGCATCACAGGCCATTCAGAAATTACGTCAGGAAAATATCAAAGTAGAGCTTTATCCGGATAACGTAAAAGTAGGAAAGCAGTTTCAGTATGCTGATAAAAGACTGATTCCTTTTGCCGTAATTGCGGGAGATCAGGAAATCGCTTCAAATTCGTATTCACTTAAAAATCTGGTAACAGGCGAGCAGATTACGGTAGATTTTGAAGGATTGAAAAATGCTTTGCTGGCTTAG
- a CDS encoding GyrI-like domain-containing protein: MITIKIRSVMLLAVTLLSFTAQSQKQSKTMDNPTIQKFYVIGIATRTINEKGKSAVDIEALWTRFWGEEIQKQIPNKISNDIYAVYRDYETDFNGAYTLIIGSRVSTLENVPKGFVGITVETDVYQKYLSKGKMPEAVFNTWLEIWQDKSLNRAYKSDFTIHGEKYYDGNNAEVETYISILH, from the coding sequence ATGATAACAATTAAAATTCGTAGTGTAATGTTACTTGCAGTTACACTTTTATCCTTCACAGCTCAATCACAAAAACAATCAAAAACGATGGACAATCCGACTATTCAGAAATTTTACGTAATTGGCATAGCAACTAGAACTATAAATGAAAAAGGAAAGTCTGCCGTAGACATAGAAGCGTTATGGACAAGATTTTGGGGTGAGGAAATTCAAAAACAAATACCAAATAAAATCAGTAATGATATTTATGCTGTTTACAGGGATTACGAAACAGATTTTAATGGGGCGTATACGCTAATTATAGGCTCCCGCGTAAGTACATTAGAAAATGTTCCCAAGGGTTTTGTGGGCATAACAGTTGAAACCGATGTTTACCAAAAATACCTTTCAAAAGGTAAAATGCCCGAAGCTGTTTTTAATACGTGGCTTGAAATATGGCAGGATAAAAGTTTGAATAGGGCTTACAAGTCAGACTTTACTATTCATGGGGAAAAGTATTATGATGGAAATAATGCTGAGGTCGAAACATATATTTCAATACTACATTAG
- a CDS encoding helix-turn-helix transcriptional regulator, which translates to MNDSDLKRLSRLTAILIILQTKRLLTASELAEKFLISKRTIYRDIKALEQAGVPILTEEGKGYTLMDGYRIPPVMFSESEANALITAEQLVLKNKDASFVKEYTAAISKIKSVLRNNTKDKANLLSNRIVSGQNNNNDRTSNNLSALQLALTNFNLVRINYFSPDNNQTTNRTIEPFAMYTFEENWLLIAFCRLRKDYRAFRLDRIAGLTVEDEVFEPHKITFEEYFDRTRKKCLPPLP; encoded by the coding sequence ATGAATGATAGTGATCTGAAGAGGCTTTCACGTCTTACAGCAATCCTGATAATATTACAGACTAAAAGACTTTTGACGGCCAGTGAATTGGCTGAAAAATTTTTAATTAGTAAAAGAACAATTTATAGAGATATCAAAGCTTTGGAACAAGCAGGAGTTCCTATTTTGACAGAAGAGGGAAAAGGCTATACGTTAATGGATGGTTATAGGATTCCGCCCGTAATGTTCTCCGAAAGCGAAGCCAACGCTTTGATTACTGCTGAGCAGTTAGTTCTGAAAAATAAAGATGCTTCGTTTGTAAAAGAATACACAGCAGCCATTAGCAAGATAAAATCGGTACTTCGAAACAATACAAAAGACAAAGCCAATCTGCTTTCAAATCGTATTGTTTCTGGGCAGAATAATAACAATGACCGGACAAGTAATAATTTGTCTGCTCTTCAATTGGCATTGACAAACTTTAATCTTGTTCGTATCAACTATTTTTCACCGGATAATAATCAAACAACCAATCGTACAATAGAGCCCTTCGCTATGTATACTTTTGAGGAGAATTGGTTGTTAATTGCATTTTGCAGATTAAGGAAGGATTACAGAGCTTTTCGTTTAGACCGTATTGCAGGTTTGACGGTGGAGGATGAAGTATTTGAGCCGCATAAAATTACTTTTGAAGAATATTTTGATCGCACCAGGAAAAAATGTCTTCCACCCTTGCCATAA
- a CDS encoding ABC transporter permease has translation MMLKLFKENIRIAFGSIKTQLLRTILTVLIIAIGITALVGILTVVTALENTVSTNFASMGANTFNINQYENNLKNRGGNEREIVNPIISYPEAVAFKNKYKYPFTETSLSFTATSKAEVKYLDQKTDPEITIVGVDEHFISNSGLETTLGRSFNQFDIENNTYSCVVGSDFEKGLLKDVNPIDKIISIRGARFKVIGVLKEKGSTFGNSQDLRVLVPIQVARSLFTTPKINYTISVMVSKKELLDEAVDNATSTMRRVRKLSPVRDNNFGIGRSDDLINRILGITKYLGWASWIISIITILGSSIALMNIMIVSVTERTREIGVRKALGATKVTISVQFFIETLLIGQIGGLVGIVLGILVGFAFAAAMNFAFVIPWVAIFAAFATSFMVAIVSGLYPAIKASQLDPIEALRYE, from the coding sequence ATGATGCTAAAATTATTTAAAGAAAATATCCGAATTGCTTTTGGTTCTATCAAAACTCAATTGCTACGTACGATTCTTACTGTTTTAATTATTGCTATCGGAATTACCGCTTTGGTGGGAATCCTGACGGTCGTTACGGCACTTGAAAATACGGTTTCGACCAATTTTGCATCAATGGGTGCCAACACCTTTAACATCAATCAATACGAAAACAACCTTAAAAACAGAGGAGGAAACGAACGCGAAATCGTCAATCCGATTATTTCGTACCCAGAGGCGGTAGCCTTCAAAAACAAATACAAATATCCTTTTACCGAAACCTCTCTATCATTTACCGCTACCTCAAAAGCGGAAGTAAAATATTTAGACCAAAAAACCGATCCGGAAATTACGATTGTTGGTGTCGACGAACATTTTATCTCTAATTCAGGTCTGGAAACTACTTTAGGCCGTTCTTTCAACCAATTCGACATTGAAAACAATACTTACTCGTGTGTTGTCGGTTCTGATTTTGAAAAAGGCCTACTAAAAGACGTTAACCCAATTGATAAAATTATCTCTATTCGTGGAGCCCGATTTAAAGTAATCGGTGTTTTAAAAGAAAAAGGCTCAACCTTCGGAAACAGTCAGGATTTACGTGTTTTAGTTCCAATTCAGGTCGCGCGATCTTTGTTTACTACCCCAAAAATCAATTACACCATTAGTGTGATGGTTTCAAAAAAAGAACTTTTGGACGAAGCTGTAGACAATGCTACAAGTACGATGCGCAGGGTTCGTAAATTAAGCCCTGTTCGCGACAACAATTTCGGAATTGGAAGAAGTGACGATTTAATTAACCGAATTCTGGGAATCACCAAATATCTGGGATGGGCCTCCTGGATTATTAGTATCATTACGATCCTGGGGTCATCCATTGCTTTAATGAACATTATGATTGTTTCGGTTACAGAACGAACCCGTGAAATTGGCGTACGAAAAGCCCTGGGAGCTACCAAAGTAACGATTTCAGTACAGTTTTTTATCGAAACCTTATTAATTGGTCAAATAGGCGGTTTGGTTGGAATTGTATTGGGAATTCTTGTCGGATTTGCCTTTGCAGCCGCAATGAACTTTGCTTTTGTAATTCCGTGGGTGGCTATCTTTGCTGCTTTTGCTACCAGTTTTATGGTTGCTATAGTTTCAGGTTTATATCCGGCTATAAAAGCATCACAACTGGATCCGATTGAGGCATTACGATATGAATAA
- the prmC gene encoding peptide chain release factor N(5)-glutamine methyltransferase, translating into MKIKQYRTQFIKDLSPFYDAYEAESFFYLILEDKHQLRQIDLALNHELAFSEGDFLIWDFLVLQLKKEIPIQYLLGKTHFYGLDFEVNENVLIPRPETEELVEWIINDNSGGTKSKKIKILDIGTGSGCIAISLAKNLPDAEVYAIDVSKKAIATAKRNAVRNKVEVTFMLQDILETEELKYNFDVIVSNPPYVRNLEKEEIKKNVLDYEPHLALFVDDNDALIFYKKIAELARENLLQNGQLYFEINQYLGKEMIDLLEKMNFKNIELKKDIYDNDRMIKGAV; encoded by the coding sequence ATGAAAATCAAACAATATCGGACTCAGTTCATTAAAGATTTATCGCCTTTTTACGACGCGTATGAAGCGGAGAGTTTTTTTTATTTAATTCTTGAAGATAAGCATCAATTGCGACAAATTGATTTGGCATTGAATCATGAATTGGCTTTTTCAGAAGGTGATTTTCTGATTTGGGATTTTTTAGTGCTGCAATTAAAAAAAGAAATTCCAATTCAGTATTTATTAGGTAAAACTCATTTTTACGGTTTAGATTTCGAAGTCAATGAAAATGTTCTGATTCCCCGTCCCGAAACAGAAGAACTGGTAGAATGGATTATAAATGATAATTCAGGAGGGACTAAATCAAAAAAAATCAAGATTCTTGATATTGGAACCGGCAGTGGCTGCATTGCAATTTCTTTGGCAAAAAACCTTCCTGATGCAGAAGTGTATGCCATTGACGTTTCTAAAAAAGCAATAGCAACAGCTAAAAGAAATGCAGTCCGGAATAAAGTTGAAGTTACTTTTATGCTTCAGGATATTTTAGAGACAGAAGAATTGAAGTACAACTTTGATGTCATTGTTTCAAATCCGCCTTATGTGCGGAATTTAGAAAAAGAAGAGATTAAAAAAAATGTATTGGACTATGAGCCGCATCTTGCTCTTTTTGTAGACGATAACGATGCTTTGATTTTTTACAAAAAAATTGCCGAACTGGCCAGGGAAAATCTTTTACAAAACGGACAATTGTATTTCGAAATCAATCAGTATCTGGGGAAAGAGATGATTGATTTATTAGAAAAGATGAATTTCAAAAATATTGAACTGAAAAAAGATATTTACGATAATGATCGTATGATTAAGGGAGCTGTTTGA